In Candidatus Campbellbacteria bacterium, the following are encoded in one genomic region:
- a CDS encoding NUDIX domain-containing protein — translation MSEFRGPNSHIHNIARGLLVQGGDIILCRTKNAEWFFLPGGHIEDGESAHTALKRELEEEMGGMDYSVSSFIGACENIFPLEDNVFQHELNIVFRVEVSQDSRIGSVEDHIEFVNVSSKEFQEVKVLPRALHEGLIAWQETGTPFFKEL, via the coding sequence ATGTCTGAATTTAGAGGCCCAAATTCTCATATTCATAATATTGCACGGGGGCTTTTAGTGCAGGGTGGCGACATTATTTTATGTCGTACAAAAAACGCTGAATGGTTTTTCTTGCCCGGTGGTCACATCGAGGATGGAGAATCTGCACATACGGCACTAAAACGTGAGTTAGAGGAAGAGATGGGAGGTATGGACTATTCTGTGTCATCGTTTATCGGCGCATGTGAAAACATATTTCCGCTCGAAGACAATGTTTTTCAACATGAGTTAAATATTGTTTTCAGGGTTGAAGTATCACAGGATTCCCGTATCGGTTCTGTGGAAGATCATATTGAGTTTGTAAACGTGTCCAGTAAAGAATTTCAAGAAGTGAAAGTCCTTCCGCGAGCGCTTCACGAAGGATTGATTGCGTGGCAAGAGACAGGCACTCCATTTTTTAAAGAATTGTAG
- the groL gene encoding chaperonin GroEL (60 kDa chaperone family; promotes refolding of misfolded polypeptides especially under stressful conditions; forms two stacked rings of heptamers to form a barrel-shaped 14mer; ends can be capped by GroES; misfolded proteins enter the barrel where they are refolded when GroES binds), translating to MAKKIVYNEEAKRGLKSGIDQVANAVRTTIGPRGRNVVLDKGYGSPMITNDGVSIAKEITLHDKTENMGAEIVKEVANKTNDQAGDGTTTSVVLMQAIVDEGMKHTTLGVSAMSLRRGIERGSEEAVKALKQIAKPVKGREEIQQVATIAAESEELGKIIADTIDKVGTDGVVTVEESQSFGVESEVVEGLEFDQGYVSPYMISNSERMEAEMKNASILITDKKISSVKEVLPLLEKLSESGKKDLVIIADEVEGEALATFVVNKLRGSFNVLAIKAPGYGERKKEQLADIALTVGGTVISEDVGLTFENAELSMLGSANKVVSTKDSTVIVGGKGTKKDIESRVASLRKQMENSDSKFDSEKLEERIAKLAGGVAVIRVGASTETEMKYLKLKIEDAVNATKAAIEEGIVPGGGSALIKAIDILNKVKLDDLNEDERTGFDVLKRALESPLRQIVVNSGKPDGSVVVERVRSNEFDGYDAGKDQMVKDMVKAGIIDPVKVTRSAIQNAASAAAVLLTTEVAIADLPEENNSDDSGAGGGMAGMGGGMGMPGMM from the coding sequence ATGGCAAAAAAGATCGTATACAACGAAGAAGCAAAACGTGGGCTTAAAAGTGGAATAGATCAAGTGGCAAACGCGGTGAGAACCACCATCGGTCCTCGCGGACGAAACGTGGTTCTTGATAAGGGCTACGGTAGTCCAATGATCACCAACGACGGCGTTTCAATAGCGAAAGAGATCACGCTTCATGACAAGACGGAAAATATGGGCGCTGAAATTGTCAAAGAAGTCGCTAACAAAACGAACGATCAGGCGGGAGACGGTACGACTACGTCAGTCGTGCTTATGCAAGCGATCGTGGATGAAGGAATGAAACACACGACCCTCGGGGTTAGCGCTATGTCTTTGCGCCGTGGCATAGAGAGAGGCTCTGAAGAAGCGGTCAAAGCACTAAAACAAATAGCAAAACCGGTCAAAGGGCGTGAAGAGATCCAGCAGGTAGCTACCATAGCCGCTGAATCTGAAGAGTTGGGCAAAATAATCGCCGACACGATCGATAAGGTTGGCACCGATGGCGTGGTAACAGTGGAAGAATCACAATCTTTCGGGGTTGAGAGCGAGGTTGTTGAAGGGCTTGAATTTGACCAGGGCTATGTCTCTCCATATATGATCTCCAATTCAGAGCGTATGGAGGCAGAAATGAAAAACGCCTCTATTCTCATAACCGACAAGAAAATATCGAGTGTAAAAGAGGTACTGCCGCTACTCGAAAAGCTTTCTGAGTCGGGTAAAAAAGATCTGGTTATCATAGCTGATGAAGTCGAAGGCGAGGCCTTGGCGACGTTTGTTGTTAACAAACTGCGCGGATCGTTCAACGTGCTCGCCATCAAAGCTCCTGGCTATGGAGAGCGCAAGAAAGAGCAGTTGGCTGATATAGCTTTGACGGTTGGGGGTACAGTGATATCTGAGGATGTTGGACTTACCTTTGAAAATGCCGAACTTTCTATGCTGGGTTCGGCGAACAAGGTGGTTTCAACCAAGGACTCTACCGTAATAGTCGGTGGTAAGGGAACCAAGAAAGATATAGAAAGCCGAGTTGCCAGCCTCCGCAAGCAAATGGAGAACTCTGACTCTAAATTTGACAGTGAAAAGCTAGAAGAAAGAATAGCGAAACTTGCCGGCGGTGTGGCTGTGATAAGAGTGGGAGCTTCAACTGAAACTGAGATGAAGTACCTGAAGCTCAAAATCGAAGACGCCGTTAACGCTACCAAAGCCGCTATTGAAGAGGGAATCGTCCCCGGCGGTGGAAGCGCTCTCATCAAAGCAATAGATATATTGAATAAAGTAAAATTAGACGACCTGAACGAAGACGAGAGAACGGGCTTTGATGTTTTGAAGCGAGCGCTTGAATCTCCATTGCGTCAAATAGTTGTGAATTCCGGCAAGCCCGATGGGTCGGTGGTCGTGGAGCGAGTTCGGTCAAATGAATTTGACGGTTATGATGCCGGCAAGGACCAAATGGTTAAAGATATGGTCAAGGCGGGAATCATTGACCCTGTGAAAGTTACCCGCAGTGCTATACAAAACGCGGCTTCAGCGGCTGCCGTGCTTCTTACCACAGAAGTAGCCATAGCTGATCTGCCCGAAGAAAACAATTCGGATGACTCCGGCGCCGGCGGCGGTATGGCCGGAATGGGCGGCGGCATGGGAATGCCCGGAATGATGTAG
- the secG gene encoding preprotein translocase subunit SecG produces MEIFTSLLPYIQIILSVLLVGGILLQRSDASMGGALAGGGGGDGPSTQFSRRGAERQMFNATVILAVLFALSNIVSFLF; encoded by the coding sequence ATGGAAATTTTCACTTCATTACTACCATATATTCAGATAATACTCTCTGTTTTGCTTGTCGGAGGGATACTATTGCAGAGATCTGACGCTAGCATGGGCGGAGCGCTCGCCGGCGGAGGCGGAGGAGATGGGCCTTCCACTCAATTCTCACGGAGAGGAGCGGAAAGACAAATGTTCAACGCGACAGTTATTTTAGCTGTGCTGTTTGCGCTATCTAACATTGTCTCTTTTCTCTTTTAA
- the rplT gene encoding 50S ribosomal protein L20 — translation MTRVKRGTTSIKRRRTILKRAKGFRNARSTKERQAREGLYHAGNHAFAHRRDKKNVFRRLWQGKINARIREHGMSYSKFMHALKENNVNLDRKTLANLAENQPDIFAKIVESVK, via the coding sequence ATGACACGAGTAAAACGAGGAACAACATCAATAAAAAGACGGCGAACTATACTAAAGCGTGCCAAGGGATTTAGAAACGCTCGATCGACAAAAGAGCGCCAGGCGCGCGAAGGGCTTTATCATGCCGGCAATCACGCCTTCGCTCATCGCCGCGACAAGAAAAATGTATTCCGCCGCCTGTGGCAAGGTAAAATAAACGCGCGTATAAGAGAGCACGGTATGAGCTACAGCAAATTCATGCACGCGCTCAAAGAAAACAACGTCAACCTCGACCGCAAAACTCTCGCGAACCTCGCTGAGAACCAGCCGGATATTTTTGCAAAAATTGTAGAATCGGTTAAATAA
- a CDS encoding MBL fold metallo-hydrolase, with translation MNEKNSKLKFYGGAGAVTGANFMLKTDEKKILIDCGMVQGSEEEEEKNWADFEYDPKDVDVVFITHAHADHIGRIPKLVRDGFKGVIYSTDATRELASVMFEDSLSIARFEEKKTGREHYYDHRDVDRALDLWKTIDYHSETEIGGGFSVYFRDAGHILGSAIIEITRNGRKIAFTGDLGNSPTPLLRPTEFVTDANYLLMESVYGDRDHENVAERTEKLKAMILDTHDRGGALVMPTFSIERTQVMLYELNELIESGEVPTMPVFLDSPLAIEVTEIYKKYQQYFNKDIKRDIREGDNIFNFPGFQLSNTREDSRRINNEPNPKIVMAGSGMSEGGRILYHYQQYISDPSSTILLVGYQPVGGLGHALLNGEKEITLFGEKIQVNAKIESILSYSAHMQSSDLQEFAERAAEKGDLERVFVAMGEPKSSLFLVQRLRDHFGIDAVAPEEGEEIEIDF, from the coding sequence ATGAACGAGAAAAATAGCAAACTAAAATTCTACGGAGGAGCGGGCGCTGTTACGGGGGCGAACTTTATGCTTAAAACAGACGAGAAAAAGATCTTGATCGACTGCGGTATGGTGCAAGGTTCTGAGGAAGAAGAGGAAAAGAACTGGGCAGATTTTGAATACGACCCCAAAGATGTGGATGTTGTTTTTATTACTCATGCTCACGCTGACCATATTGGAAGAATTCCCAAATTGGTGCGCGATGGATTTAAGGGGGTAATATATTCAACTGACGCTACGCGTGAGTTGGCGAGTGTAATGTTCGAAGATTCTCTTTCCATAGCTCGGTTTGAAGAGAAAAAGACCGGACGCGAGCATTATTATGACCACAGAGATGTTGATCGTGCCTTAGATCTGTGGAAAACAATTGACTATCACTCAGAGACGGAAATAGGGGGCGGCTTTAGTGTGTATTTCCGCGATGCCGGACACATACTTGGTTCGGCGATCATAGAAATTACGAGAAACGGAAGAAAGATAGCGTTTACCGGCGACCTCGGAAATTCGCCGACTCCGCTCCTCAGACCGACGGAGTTCGTAACAGACGCTAACTATCTTTTAATGGAGAGTGTCTATGGTGACAGGGATCACGAAAATGTTGCGGAACGCACGGAAAAGCTGAAAGCAATGATATTGGACACTCACGATCGAGGCGGGGCTCTGGTTATGCCGACTTTTTCAATTGAGAGAACACAAGTAATGCTCTATGAGTTGAACGAATTGATAGAGTCGGGAGAAGTTCCCACTATGCCGGTGTTTTTGGATTCGCCGTTAGCGATTGAAGTAACCGAAATTTATAAAAAATACCAGCAATATTTTAATAAAGATATCAAAAGAGACATCAGGGAAGGAGATAACATATTTAATTTTCCCGGATTTCAGTTATCAAACACCCGAGAAGATTCTCGGCGTATAAATAACGAGCCTAATCCCAAAATAGTAATGGCCGGTTCCGGAATGAGTGAAGGAGGGCGGATTCTTTATCATTATCAGCAGTATATTTCAGATCCCAGTTCCACTATACTGCTTGTTGGGTATCAGCCGGTAGGGGGTTTGGGACACGCGCTTTTGAATGGAGAAAAAGAGATCACTTTATTTGGAGAAAAAATACAAGTAAATGCCAAGATAGAGTCAATTCTTTCTTACTCAGCTCATATGCAATCAAGCGATCTTCAAGAGTTTGCTGAGAGAGCCGCAGAGAAGGGAGATCTTGAGCGAGTTTTTGTCGCGATGGGAGAACCGAAGAGCTCATTGTTTTTAGTCCAGCGACTGCGAGATCATTTCGGTATTGACGCGGTGGCTCCTGAGGAAGGAGAAGAGATAGAGATCGACTTTTAG
- a CDS encoding ribonuclease J, translating to MNETRDNRNRSSQRRNNGGHQNSGPRQNQNKNGRNQRNNNRNNKRGGSSNNRRNHRGNARGKFREQSASHIDRNHQKLSPIKDGDIRIIPLGGVEEVGRNMTAIETKDDILIIDAGFQFHDESTPGIDYVLPNITYLEENKDKIRGLVVTHGHLDHIGAIPYVMHRLGNPTIYSRQLTTVMIEKRQSEFPHQPKLNIRTVESNDSITLGNTKLNFYAVSHTIPEAMGIIVDTPYGSIVVTGDMKLDHVDGVPSDKEEKAYSIFKDRKVLALIADSTNVENPGWSIPEWRVHETLEKIIAETPGRLIIGTFASQMDRIVKIVEIAERHNKKIVVEGRSMKQNLEIIRHLNILQPKPGTFISNSEMSDYPPDKIVCLATGAQGDEFAALMRMAIKTHKQFKLTPRDTVLLSSSVIPGNENSVQKLKDNLARRGVKIIHYRVSDVHASGHANQEEAVWIHKQINPKFFVPVHGNHYMLNVHADMATTRLGMPKDNVVIPDNGSVIEISDNGEKIRKLKESVPHDPMMVDGFTIGTMHDVVIRDRKALSDDGMFVIVASINPKTGKLRKSPDIISRGFIYLRESQDLLHEARNIIKDTVEKTTQNMNPIDFDILKNDVSDKVGKFLYQKTAKQPIIIPVMIGV from the coding sequence ATGAACGAAACAAGAGATAACAGAAACAGATCTTCACAAAGAAGAAATAACGGCGGACACCAAAATTCCGGCCCGCGACAAAACCAAAACAAAAACGGAAGAAATCAACGTAACAACAACAGAAACAACAAACGCGGCGGCTCGTCTAACAATAGACGTAACCATCGCGGAAACGCGCGTGGAAAGTTTCGAGAGCAAAGCGCAAGTCATATTGACCGCAATCATCAAAAACTATCTCCAATAAAAGATGGTGATATTCGTATAATTCCGCTCGGTGGCGTAGAGGAAGTTGGTCGCAATATGACCGCCATAGAGACAAAGGACGATATCCTTATAATCGACGCCGGATTTCAATTCCACGACGAAAGCACTCCCGGAATTGATTATGTTTTACCTAACATAACTTATTTGGAAGAAAATAAAGACAAGATCCGTGGCTTGGTTGTCACCCACGGACACCTCGACCACATCGGCGCGATACCTTACGTTATGCACCGCTTGGGTAACCCCACGATCTATTCACGACAACTTACCACGGTAATGATAGAAAAGCGCCAGTCAGAGTTCCCTCACCAACCCAAGCTCAATATAAGAACAGTCGAGAGCAACGATTCGATCACTCTAGGAAATACCAAACTCAACTTCTACGCGGTATCTCACACCATACCGGAAGCTATGGGTATCATCGTAGATACACCCTACGGATCTATTGTCGTTACCGGCGATATGAAGCTTGATCACGTTGACGGCGTACCTTCGGATAAAGAAGAAAAGGCCTATTCCATCTTCAAAGACAGAAAAGTTTTGGCTTTGATCGCCGACTCAACCAATGTCGAGAACCCGGGCTGGTCTATACCCGAGTGGAGAGTGCACGAAACCCTTGAAAAGATAATCGCCGAAACGCCGGGGCGGCTCATTATCGGTACCTTTGCTTCGCAAATGGACCGTATTGTAAAGATCGTCGAGATAGCCGAGCGCCACAACAAAAAAATCGTGGTTGAGGGACGCTCAATGAAGCAAAACTTGGAGATCATCAGACACTTGAACATACTACAGCCGAAACCCGGAACCTTCATCTCTAACTCCGAGATGAGCGATTACCCGCCGGACAAAATAGTTTGCCTTGCCACCGGAGCTCAAGGAGACGAATTCGCCGCTCTTATGCGTATGGCTATAAAGACCCATAAACAATTCAAGCTTACTCCACGCGACACGGTTCTACTCTCTTCATCGGTCATTCCCGGAAACGAAAATTCCGTACAAAAGCTAAAAGATAACTTAGCCCGAAGAGGCGTTAAGATAATCCACTATCGCGTCTCTGACGTACACGCCTCCGGACACGCGAACCAAGAAGAAGCCGTCTGGATACACAAACAGATCAATCCTAAGTTCTTTGTACCCGTTCACGGAAACCACTATATGCTCAACGTCCACGCCGACATGGCCACGACAAGGTTGGGTATGCCCAAAGACAACGTGGTGATCCCCGACAACGGTTCTGTTATAGAAATAAGCGACAACGGAGAGAAGATCAGAAAATTAAAAGAGAGCGTACCCCACGACCCTATGATGGTGGACGGATTCACTATCGGCACAATGCACGATGTTGTTATTCGCGACCGCAAAGCGTTATCGGATGACGGAATGTTCGTTATTGTAGCTTCTATCAATCCAAAAACAGGTAAGCTCCGCAAATCACCCGATATTATTTCCCGCGGATTCATTTACCTACGTGAATCCCAAGACCTTCTGCACGAAGCGCGTAACATCATAAAAGATACGGTAGAGAAAACTACCCAGAATATGAATCCGATCGACTTTGACATCCTCAAAAACGACGTGAGCGATAAAGTGGGCAAGTTTCTCTACCAAAAGACAGCTAAACAACCTATAATAATTCCTGTTATGATAGGGGTATAG
- a CDS encoding LemA family protein yields the protein MSGIILGIVVVLLLVSGGFNVIPWGVNIPVIAVLVVAWAVFIYNRLVRLDNRTDEAWADIDVQLKRRYDLIPNLINTVKGYAEHERGVFERVTEARSQAMNAEGAAEQGEAENMLTGALKSLFAVAEDYPDLKANENFLELQRELTDTEDKIMSARRFYNANVQDLNNAVEMFPSNVVAGMFSYKQREYFELEESSAAREPVDVEF from the coding sequence ATGTCAGGAATAATTTTAGGAATAGTTGTAGTTCTGCTTCTCGTAAGCGGGGGCTTCAACGTGATCCCATGGGGGGTTAATATCCCCGTGATCGCGGTACTCGTAGTTGCTTGGGCGGTATTTATTTACAACCGTTTGGTGCGTTTGGATAACCGTACAGACGAAGCTTGGGCCGATATAGACGTTCAGCTCAAGCGTCGTTATGACCTTATCCCAAACCTTATAAACACAGTCAAGGGATATGCTGAACACGAAAGAGGTGTATTTGAGAGAGTAACCGAAGCTCGTTCGCAGGCTATGAACGCCGAAGGCGCGGCCGAGCAAGGAGAGGCAGAAAATATGCTTACCGGAGCGCTCAAATCTCTTTTCGCTGTGGCAGAAGACTATCCTGATCTGAAGGCGAACGAGAACTTTCTTGAGTTGCAACGTGAACTTACCGATACAGAGGACAAGATAATGTCCGCTCGTCGCTTTTACAACGCGAATGTGCAGGATCTTAATAATGCAGTTGAAATGTTCCCGTCAAATGTCGTGGCCGGAATGTTCAGCTACAAACAACGTGAATACTTTGAGCTGGAAGAAAGTTCGGCGGCTAGAGAGCCGGTTGATGTAGAATTTTAA
- a CDS encoding co-chaperone GroES: protein MAGKTGKKKDKASIVPLGDRVLIRPFTPEETESKSSSGIIIPDTVSKERPERGTVVAVGEGRLDEDGEKRIPVSVKVGDTVVFSKYGFDELELDGDEYIIVREENILAVVK, encoded by the coding sequence ATGGCAGGAAAAACAGGGAAAAAGAAGGACAAGGCATCAATAGTTCCGCTCGGTGACAGAGTGCTGATTCGTCCGTTTACACCGGAAGAAACGGAGAGCAAATCTTCTTCCGGTATCATAATACCGGACACGGTTTCCAAAGAACGCCCGGAGCGCGGCACGGTTGTCGCCGTCGGGGAAGGACGACTAGATGAAGACGGAGAAAAAAGAATTCCGGTTTCTGTTAAAGTAGGCGATACCGTGGTGTTTTCTAAATACGGTTTTGATGAGTTGGAGCTAGATGGAGATGAATACATCATTGTTAGGGAAGAAAATATCTTGGCAGTAGTAAAGTAA
- a CDS encoding M48 family metallopeptidase, whose amino-acid sequence MATAYTRRSNNIAKTWLLMTSFLVMIIGLGFAATWYFGSSLILYIAIAFSLLMNITSYWFSDRIVLGMSGAKPASREEYFDLWNAVENLSITAGLPMPKVYVIEEEVPNAFATGRNKEKATVAVTTGLLKILDKSELEGVIAHELAHIQNNDILLQTVVVVLVGFVTLLSDFFLRFAFFGGGGDRGGQAKLIGIVIGITLAILAPLVAVVIQLAISRKREFMADASGALLTRYPEGLAGALEKIGGYAGEMKRANHATAHLYISNPFGSEHKGKKKKSFVNRMFSTHPPIEDRIRALLE is encoded by the coding sequence ATGGCTACGGCATACACAAGAAGGAGTAATAATATAGCAAAAACGTGGTTGTTAATGACCTCGTTTTTGGTGATGATAATCGGGTTAGGATTTGCTGCTACTTGGTATTTTGGGTCTAGTTTGATCCTTTATATAGCCATCGCTTTCTCTCTTCTAATGAACATCACGAGCTATTGGTTCTCTGACAGAATTGTTCTCGGTATGTCCGGGGCGAAGCCGGCTAGTCGAGAGGAGTACTTCGATCTTTGGAATGCGGTGGAAAATCTCTCCATAACGGCTGGGCTTCCTATGCCCAAGGTATATGTCATTGAGGAGGAAGTACCCAATGCTTTCGCGACCGGCAGAAATAAAGAAAAGGCAACCGTGGCGGTTACTACCGGACTTCTAAAGATCCTCGATAAAAGCGAATTGGAAGGAGTAATAGCGCACGAACTGGCGCATATACAAAACAACGACATCTTGCTTCAGACGGTGGTTGTTGTCCTGGTTGGATTCGTTACTTTGCTTTCGGATTTCTTTCTTCGTTTCGCTTTCTTTGGTGGCGGGGGAGACAGAGGAGGGCAGGCCAAACTTATAGGAATAGTTATTGGGATCACTCTGGCCATCCTCGCGCCCTTGGTGGCTGTTGTTATTCAACTGGCGATCTCTCGCAAGCGAGAATTTATGGCTGACGCGTCCGGCGCTCTTTTGACGCGTTACCCGGAAGGTCTTGCCGGAGCTCTTGAAAAGATCGGAGGTTATGCCGGTGAAATGAAACGAGCAAATCACGCAACCGCTCACCTATATATCTCCAATCCTTTTGGGAGTGAGCACAAAGGGAAAAAGAAAAAATCTTTTGTTAACCGTATGTTTTCCACACATCCTCCTATTGAAGACAGAATTAGAGCATTGCTTGAGTAA
- a CDS encoding peptide ABC transporter substrate-binding protein, whose protein sequence is MAKRLLTFIKNSSSVEKILYSAILFFLFIALLLGVERISSQFSTVVPTQGGTFTEGIVGFPESISPIYAESNAEHDLTALIYSGLMRVDGDGDIVTDLAESYEISEDGNSYTFTIRDDAVFHDGTPITASDVVFTIEEIKNPASESPLRSTFLDVEVSALDASTVEFSLEEPYAGFLEQTTVGIVPRHIWENVTQDSLEFIEHSSSPIGSGPFKIKNVERSTDVGVPTNYTLTAFDDYTQGRPYLNNIEIRFFSNEAELLEALDKGRIDSAALVSPRSLENQNLARKRILTAPMLRSFGLFFNQAESEILSEDAVRKAIDMTINRENLAESIFSGYALPIETPLPFGTDVAVSQSDEVNSDPNALLEEEGWIKNPLTGIREKDEEELSFSIATADSDMFGEVANFIKHSLEQVGFSVTIETFDIAVLNQDVIRPREYEALLFGEAYDRVIDMYPFWHSSERDDPGLNVARYTSSDVDERLEDLRSERDERERRELLNAIVKELREDVPAVFLYSPEFIYIQDKRIKNISIPPIVRSANRFANVHEWFVYTDTVWNAFLD, encoded by the coding sequence TTGGCTAAGCGACTCCTAACCTTTATCAAAAATAGCTCTTCGGTGGAGAAGATCCTGTACTCTGCGATCTTGTTTTTCCTGTTTATCGCCTTACTCTTGGGAGTAGAAAGAATTTCAAGCCAATTTAGTACGGTGGTGCCGACTCAAGGCGGTACTTTCACCGAGGGTATAGTCGGTTTCCCCGAAAGTATAAGTCCAATTTACGCGGAATCCAACGCCGAGCATGATCTTACCGCGCTGATCTATTCAGGCCTCATGAGAGTAGACGGAGATGGCGATATTGTTACCGACCTTGCCGAGAGCTACGAGATAAGTGAGGACGGGAACAGTTATACCTTTACTATCAGGGACGACGCGGTATTTCATGACGGCACACCGATAACAGCTTCCGACGTGGTATTCACGATCGAAGAAATTAAAAATCCGGCCTCAGAGAGCCCTCTCAGGTCAACTTTCTTGGATGTAGAAGTGAGCGCCCTAGACGCTTCCACCGTTGAGTTTAGCTTAGAAGAACCATACGCCGGTTTTCTGGAGCAAACCACGGTCGGCATAGTCCCACGACACATCTGGGAAAATGTAACTCAAGATTCACTGGAATTCATAGAGCACTCAAGCTCTCCCATCGGCTCCGGACCGTTTAAAATAAAGAACGTAGAGCGTAGTACGGATGTCGGCGTACCCACAAACTACACGCTAACGGCGTTTGACGACTATACCCAAGGACGGCCTTACCTAAACAACATAGAAATACGCTTCTTCTCTAACGAAGCCGAGCTTCTGGAAGCGCTGGACAAAGGCAGAATAGATTCAGCGGCTTTGGTTTCTCCTCGCTCTCTTGAAAACCAGAATCTGGCACGAAAAAGAATACTTACCGCCCCAATGCTTCGTTCGTTCGGACTGTTCTTCAACCAAGCAGAATCAGAAATATTGAGCGAAGATGCAGTACGAAAAGCGATAGATATGACGATCAACCGCGAGAATCTTGCTGAAAGTATTTTTTCGGGGTATGCTCTACCCATCGAGACACCTCTCCCTTTCGGAACAGACGTAGCAGTTAGCCAGAGCGACGAAGTAAATTCCGATCCCAACGCATTGCTAGAGGAAGAAGGATGGATAAAAAACCCTCTGACAGGCATACGGGAAAAGGACGAGGAAGAACTTTCGTTTTCCATTGCTACGGCTGACTCCGATATGTTTGGTGAGGTCGCGAACTTTATAAAACACTCTTTAGAACAAGTAGGTTTTAGTGTGACTATAGAAACTTTTGACATAGCGGTTCTAAACCAAGACGTAATACGTCCGAGAGAATATGAGGCGCTTCTCTTTGGAGAGGCATACGATAGAGTCATAGATATGTATCCATTTTGGCACTCTTCGGAACGAGACGACCCGGGCTTGAACGTGGCTCGTTATACTTCAAGCGACGTTGACGAAAGACTCGAAGATCTGCGCAGCGAGCGCGACGAAAGAGAGCGCCGAGAGCTTTTAAATGCGATCGTTAAAGAATTGAGAGAGGACGTACCGGCTGTATTTCTATACTCACCGGAATTTATATACATTCAAGACAAGCGGATCAAAAACATTTCAATACCGCCTATAGTGCGCTCGGCAAATAGATTTGCAAATGTTCACGAATGGTTTGTATATACAGATACAGTTTGGAACGCATTCCTTGATTAG